A window of the Aquimarina spinulae genome harbors these coding sequences:
- a CDS encoding LolA family protein: protein MKKAIFLLFVLGITTAQAQSAKDLLDEVSKKVNSYTNIVINFKYSINNQAEHVAQETRGDVTLQGNKYLLNIMGTKRMYDGKKLHVIVPEDEEINISSQDEDDGTSVTPSKMLTFYEDGYTYKMDIVQDVKGRKIQYVKLIPIDSKSDLKEILLGIDKQTKHIYKMIQKQNNGTNVTITVNSFKTNQPLSETLFVFDKSKYENYYINRLD from the coding sequence ATAAAAAAGGCTATATTTTTACTATTTGTATTGGGTATAACTACTGCACAAGCCCAAAGTGCCAAAGATCTTTTGGATGAGGTTTCCAAAAAAGTAAATAGCTATACCAATATTGTTATTAACTTTAAATATTCAATCAATAATCAGGCAGAACATGTTGCTCAGGAAACCAGAGGAGATGTAACGTTACAAGGGAATAAATATCTGCTTAATATCATGGGAACCAAACGTATGTATGATGGTAAAAAGCTACATGTAATTGTTCCGGAAGATGAGGAAATTAATATTTCTTCTCAGGATGAAGATGATGGCACAAGTGTGACCCCTTCAAAAATGTTAACTTTCTATGAAGATGGATATACCTATAAAATGGATATTGTTCAGGATGTAAAAGGTAGAAAAATTCAATATGTAAAATTGATACCCATTGACTCAAAAAGCGATTTAAAAGAAATATTACTTGGTATTGATAAGCAAACAAAGCATATTTACAAAATGATTCAGAAACAAAATAATGGTACTAATGTTACAATTACGGTGAATAGCTTTAAAACTAATCAACCGCTTTCAGAAACATTATTTGTATTTGATAAATCAAAATATGAAAATTATTATATCAATCGCTTAGATTAG
- a CDS encoding peroxiredoxin — protein sequence MAFVGKKFPNLDVDTMNDMGDTFKLNVLEEAKNKNKKVLLFWYPKDFTFVCPTELHAFQEALNEFEKRNTIVIGASCDTPEVHFAWLNTSKDNGGIEGVTYPILADSNRNLASTLGILDITNETYNEETGVVTVEGDNVTYRATYLIDEEGTVFHEGINHMPVGRNVAEFLRLIDAYTHVQKNGEVCPANWEEGKDAMNADRKGVASYLATH from the coding sequence ATGGCATTTGTAGGTAAAAAATTCCCAAATCTAGACGTTGATACAATGAACGATATGGGAGATACTTTTAAGCTTAATGTTTTGGAAGAAGCTAAAAATAAAAATAAAAAAGTATTGCTTTTTTGGTACCCTAAGGATTTTACATTTGTTTGTCCAACAGAATTGCATGCTTTTCAAGAGGCTTTAAATGAATTTGAAAAAAGAAATACAATCGTAATTGGTGCTTCTTGTGATACTCCAGAAGTTCATTTTGCATGGTTAAATACATCTAAAGATAACGGAGGTATAGAAGGAGTAACCTATCCTATTCTTGCAGATTCTAATCGTAATCTTGCGAGCACATTGGGTATCCTTGATATTACAAATGAAACCTACAATGAAGAAACTGGGGTTGTAACTGTAGAGGGAGACAATGTAACGTATAGAGCTACTTATTTAATCGATGAAGAAGGTACAGTTTTTCATGAAGGAATAAACCACATGCCTGTTGGTCGAAATGTAGCTGAGTTTTTAAGATTGATCGATGCATATACACATGTACAAAAAAATGGAGAAGTGTGTCCTGCAAACTGGGAAGAAGGAAAAGATGCAATGAATGCAGATAGAAAAGGAGTAGCTTCTTACCTGGCAACTCATTAA
- a CDS encoding diacylglycerol kinase produces MSKALKFVVGRLRGCGYAFKGALLLIKTEPSIQVQVGIAIVMTILGFYFNITSIEWILQIFAIGLVMSIEGINTAIEAIADFVHPDFHNKIGVIKDIAAGAVFIAAITAIIIGLLIYIPYLV; encoded by the coding sequence ATGAGTAAAGCATTAAAATTTGTAGTTGGCAGATTGCGAGGTTGTGGTTATGCTTTTAAAGGAGCTCTGTTATTGATAAAAACAGAACCAAGTATACAAGTACAGGTTGGAATTGCAATAGTAATGACAATATTAGGTTTTTATTTCAATATTACTTCGATCGAATGGATTTTGCAAATTTTTGCTATTGGATTGGTAATGAGTATTGAAGGTATAAATACCGCAATCGAAGCAATCGCAGATTTTGTTCATCCAGATTTTCATAATAAGATAGGGGTTATAAAAGATATAGCCGCGGGAGCTGTTTTTATTGCTGCAATTACAGCTATAATAATTGGATTGTTAATTTATATCCCTTATTTAGTTTAG
- a CDS encoding thioredoxin family protein gives MVQELAADNLSQLIQDNDTVIVQYSATWCGNCRIMKPKFKKLASENNDTTFVVVDAEKYPESRKLATVDNLPTFAAFKGGAFVNQVQTNKFDILKNLVDEITSN, from the coding sequence ATGGTACAAGAACTAGCAGCAGATAATCTTTCACAATTAATACAAGATAATGATACTGTGATTGTACAGTATTCTGCCACTTGGTGTGGTAACTGTCGGATTATGAAACCAAAATTTAAAAAACTGGCTTCAGAAAATAATGATACAACTTTTGTTGTTGTTGATGCCGAAAAATATCCTGAATCCAGAAAATTAGCTACGGTAGATAATCTTCCGACATTTGCTGCTTTCAAAGGCGGAGCTTTTGTAAACCAGGTTCAAACTAATAAATTTGATATTCTAAAAAATTTGGTAGATGAAATTACCAGTAATTAA
- a CDS encoding response regulator produces MKNFIQHITIIFLVSFTLSVQSQSSITSDSIQSYIEKAEKLQEEYKYEQSLEIAQAALHYAQYNNDDKSLGYINNIIAKNYETSEDDNEARRYYRRALTYARSSKSEVLETDLYNNLARVYTKHNLTRKQGVGYYKKSYEFAVRLKDTIRMIRPLLNLGEYYISRNDFDSSYEYLAPARKLIHQKSSNLDKTKLNSLLGKYFLSVRKFKKSEEYTDKAISYAIGETKNKENNDELISRYYEELASAYETKSGLYVKQDDYRKAYNYQKKQFQNILQANNHKKLKELRRANIKYEVDIFEKRAKKAESEKKESESEVVKWRISIILGIILILISLAFLISSYKNNIQKKRLNNDLLDKNKELISAKETAEQVSTLKSQFISTVSHELRTPLYGVIGLTSLLMENPDKKKTNEYLESLKFSGDYLLALINDVLQLSKIETNEVKLEKVSFDIRTLIEGIVNSLHTKQKSNNNTVHIDIDKKINTTLLGDSVRLSQILINLIGNALKFTKDGNIWVNVKCIDNREDNYILRFIVRDDGIGIPKNKQQTIFDNFAQVKNENQEYEGTGLGLAIVKKLIHLHNSEIHIRSKENQGSEFYFDLYYEKAVKEQEISLKTGENLSIGTSNFYVLIVDDNKINQIVTQNILKKKGYTCNIANNGMDAIEMLKNEKFDLVLMDINMPEMNGLEATKVVRTFNTNIPIIALTAVEEGEIRNQALSVGMNDVIIKPYDTQQFFQTIMRNISKVKMI; encoded by the coding sequence TTGAAAAATTTTATTCAACATATAACTATAATATTTTTAGTAAGCTTTACTCTTTCTGTACAATCTCAATCTTCTATAACTTCTGATAGTATTCAAAGTTATATCGAAAAGGCTGAAAAATTACAGGAAGAATACAAGTATGAACAATCTTTGGAAATAGCCCAAGCTGCACTTCATTATGCGCAATACAATAATGATGACAAAAGTCTTGGGTATATAAATAATATTATTGCCAAAAATTATGAAACTAGTGAAGATGATAATGAAGCTAGAAGATATTATAGAAGAGCATTAACCTATGCCCGAAGCTCGAAGAGTGAAGTATTAGAAACAGATCTATATAATAATCTTGCACGAGTATACACTAAGCACAATCTTACACGTAAACAAGGAGTAGGGTATTACAAAAAATCTTATGAGTTTGCTGTTAGGTTAAAAGATACCATAAGGATGATACGTCCATTATTAAATCTTGGAGAATATTATATTTCCAGAAATGATTTTGACAGTTCTTATGAATATCTGGCACCAGCCAGAAAGTTGATTCATCAAAAGTCTTCAAATCTGGATAAAACCAAATTGAATAGTCTTTTAGGAAAATATTTCCTTAGTGTACGAAAGTTTAAAAAATCAGAAGAGTACACAGATAAAGCAATATCATATGCCATTGGTGAAACTAAAAACAAAGAAAATAACGATGAGTTAATCTCTAGATATTATGAAGAGTTGGCTTCTGCTTACGAAACCAAATCTGGTTTATATGTTAAACAAGATGATTACCGAAAGGCATACAACTATCAGAAAAAGCAATTTCAAAATATATTACAGGCAAATAATCATAAGAAATTAAAAGAGCTTAGACGTGCCAATATTAAGTATGAGGTTGATATTTTCGAAAAAAGAGCAAAAAAAGCAGAATCTGAGAAAAAAGAAAGTGAATCAGAAGTTGTAAAATGGAGGATCAGCATTATTCTGGGGATCATACTAATTCTAATATCATTAGCTTTCTTAATTAGTTCTTACAAGAATAATATACAAAAGAAAAGACTTAACAATGACTTACTTGACAAAAACAAGGAATTAATAAGCGCCAAAGAAACTGCAGAGCAAGTATCTACTTTAAAGTCCCAGTTTATCTCTACTGTAAGTCACGAACTTAGAACACCGTTATATGGTGTAATTGGACTTACGTCTCTATTAATGGAAAATCCTGATAAAAAGAAGACCAACGAATATCTAGAGTCCTTAAAATTTTCTGGTGATTACCTTTTGGCTTTAATTAATGATGTTTTACAATTAAGTAAAATAGAAACCAATGAAGTTAAACTCGAAAAGGTATCTTTTGATATTAGAACACTCATAGAAGGAATTGTTAATTCTCTTCATACCAAACAAAAAAGCAACAACAATACGGTTCATATTGATATAGATAAAAAAATAAATACCACTTTACTTGGAGACTCGGTAAGATTATCACAAATTTTAATAAATCTAATCGGTAACGCTCTTAAATTCACCAAAGATGGAAACATTTGGGTTAATGTAAAATGTATCGACAATAGGGAAGATAATTATATTTTACGCTTTATTGTTAGAGATGATGGAATAGGAATACCTAAAAATAAGCAACAAACAATTTTTGACAACTTTGCTCAGGTAAAGAACGAAAATCAAGAATATGAAGGTACAGGGTTAGGATTAGCAATTGTTAAAAAACTAATTCATCTTCATAATAGTGAAATTCATATAAGAAGTAAAGAAAACCAGGGGTCTGAATTCTATTTTGATCTATATTATGAAAAAGCTGTAAAAGAGCAAGAGATTTCATTAAAAACAGGAGAAAACTTAAGTATCGGAACAAGCAATTTCTATGTTCTTATTGTAGATGACAACAAAATAAATCAAATTGTCACTCAAAATATCCTTAAAAAGAAAGGATACACTTGTAATATTGCAAACAATGGTATGGATGCGATCGAAATGTTAAAAAATGAAAAGTTTGACTTGGTACTAATGGACATAAACATGCCAGAAATGAATGGTCTTGAGGCTACCAAAGTAGTACGAACTTTTAATACTAATATTCCGATTATAGCACTAACAGCTGTTGAAGAAGGAGAAATAAGAAATCAAGCCTTGTCAGTAGGTATGAATGATGTAATCATAAAACCTTATGACACTCAACAATTCTTCCAAACAATAATGAGAAACATCTCAAAAGTAAAAATGATATAG
- a CDS encoding FtsK/SpoIIIE family DNA translocase translates to MAKRKVSTKRKTTKKPKTSLKEKFTLSRQQKVVLGSFLFFLGIGLFFAFVSFFFNWKIDQSEISQFYNRTSSPKNWLSKFGATVSHFFIFKGFGISALIIPVLTSLTGVYLFFDLNKKKLFGFWFWGGLVMLWISVVLGFVEKGGGLLAGIIGYETNDFLRDYIGFIGTVLVLAFFAIVYIVVRLRYTPEKISDSLKNTQKAIAKDFEVTPETNNTQTVSTPTSDSSSSSIKEKIDSIIAKSKDLNKKKEDKKQNEKEDAIKKDNNTEEITLNPTINDFYGDPNNRDNEVPEKLIIKSEDNPEDIAMEVETMVEEEVVGDLSAKLVKDFGEFDPKLELGNYKFPAITLLKDYTTQSGGITIDQGELEENKNRIVETLKNYKIEIAQIKATVGPTVTLYEIVPEAGIRISKIKNLEDDIALSLAALGIRIIAPIPGKGTIGIEVPNKKATIVSMRSAISSSKFQNAEMELPLSLGKTISNETFVVDLAKMPHLLMAGATGQGKSVGLNAILTSLLYKKHPAEVKFVLVDPKKVELTLFNKIERHYLAKLPDTEEAIITDNTKVINTLNSLCIEMDARYDLLKQAMVRNIKEYNVKFKARKLNPENGHKFLPYIVLVVDEFADLIMTAGKEVETPIARLAQLARAIGIHLIIATQRPSVNVITGMIKANFPARIAFRVTSKIDSRTILDTGGADQLIGRGDMLYTQGNDVVRIQCAFVDTPEVERITDYIGSQKAYPDAHLLPEYLGEESGTSLDIDKKDRDKLFAEAAEVIVTAQQGSASLLQRKLKLGYNRAGRLIDQLEAAGIVGPFEGSKARQVLVPDLISLQQLLDNE, encoded by the coding sequence ATGGCCAAAAGAAAGGTAAGTACAAAAAGGAAAACAACAAAAAAACCTAAGACTTCACTAAAAGAAAAATTTACATTATCAAGACAACAGAAAGTCGTCTTAGGTAGTTTCTTATTCTTTTTGGGGATAGGATTATTTTTTGCTTTTGTTTCGTTTTTCTTTAATTGGAAAATTGACCAAAGTGAAATATCACAGTTTTATAATAGAACATCATCTCCAAAAAACTGGTTAAGTAAATTTGGAGCTACTGTAAGTCACTTCTTTATTTTTAAAGGATTTGGGATTTCTGCATTAATTATTCCTGTGTTAACCTCATTGACTGGAGTGTACCTGTTCTTTGATCTTAATAAAAAGAAATTATTTGGGTTTTGGTTTTGGGGAGGACTAGTCATGCTATGGATATCTGTTGTTTTGGGCTTTGTAGAAAAAGGTGGCGGGTTATTAGCTGGTATTATAGGGTATGAAACTAATGATTTTTTAAGAGACTATATAGGTTTTATAGGTACTGTTCTTGTGCTTGCTTTTTTTGCAATAGTATATATTGTAGTACGGCTAAGATATACTCCCGAAAAAATATCTGATTCTTTAAAAAATACCCAAAAAGCCATAGCAAAGGATTTTGAAGTAACACCAGAAACGAATAATACACAAACTGTATCTACTCCTACCTCTGATAGCTCTAGTTCTAGTATTAAAGAAAAAATAGACTCAATCATTGCTAAATCCAAAGATCTTAATAAAAAGAAAGAGGATAAAAAGCAAAATGAGAAGGAAGACGCAATTAAAAAAGATAATAATACCGAGGAGATTACATTAAACCCTACAATTAATGATTTTTATGGGGATCCGAATAATCGAGATAATGAGGTCCCAGAAAAGTTAATCATAAAATCAGAAGATAATCCCGAGGATATCGCAATGGAAGTCGAAACTATGGTAGAGGAAGAAGTAGTTGGAGACCTAAGTGCTAAGCTAGTTAAAGATTTTGGAGAGTTTGATCCAAAACTAGAACTAGGGAACTATAAATTTCCGGCAATTACTTTATTAAAAGATTATACCACACAATCAGGAGGAATAACTATTGACCAAGGAGAATTAGAAGAAAATAAAAACCGTATTGTAGAGACGCTTAAAAATTACAAAATTGAAATAGCGCAAATTAAAGCTACCGTTGGTCCTACAGTAACATTGTACGAGATTGTACCTGAAGCCGGAATTCGAATTTCTAAAATTAAAAACCTTGAGGATGATATCGCATTATCATTGGCAGCTCTGGGAATTCGTATCATTGCTCCTATACCAGGTAAAGGAACTATTGGTATAGAAGTACCTAATAAAAAAGCCACTATCGTATCGATGAGGTCTGCAATCTCTTCTTCAAAATTTCAGAATGCAGAAATGGAATTGCCATTATCTTTAGGTAAAACGATTTCGAACGAAACATTTGTAGTGGATCTTGCCAAAATGCCTCACCTTCTTATGGCAGGAGCTACAGGACAAGGAAAATCTGTTGGACTTAATGCAATACTTACATCGTTGCTCTATAAGAAGCATCCCGCAGAAGTAAAATTTGTTTTAGTAGATCCAAAAAAGGTAGAACTTACATTGTTTAATAAGATAGAACGGCATTATCTGGCCAAACTACCCGATACAGAAGAAGCTATTATTACAGATAATACTAAAGTAATTAATACACTTAATTCTTTATGTATTGAGATGGATGCTCGGTATGACCTGTTAAAACAAGCAATGGTTAGAAATATTAAAGAATATAATGTAAAGTTTAAAGCAAGAAAATTAAATCCCGAGAATGGGCACAAGTTTTTACCATATATTGTGCTTGTAGTAGATGAATTTGCAGATCTTATTATGACTGCAGGAAAAGAGGTAGAAACTCCTATAGCCAGACTGGCTCAATTGGCTCGTGCTATTGGGATACATCTTATTATAGCTACCCAACGACCATCCGTAAATGTAATAACGGGTATGATCAAAGCTAATTTCCCTGCCAGAATAGCGTTTAGAGTGACTTCTAAAATAGATTCTCGTACAATTTTGGATACAGGAGGAGCAGATCAGTTAATTGGTAGAGGAGATATGTTGTATACACAAGGAAATGATGTTGTAAGAATACAATGTGCTTTTGTGGATACTCCAGAAGTAGAGCGAATAACAGATTATATTGGTAGTCAAAAAGCATATCCAGATGCACATCTGTTACCAGAATATCTGGGTGAAGAAAGTGGCACAAGTCTTGATATAGATAAAAAAGATAGAGATAAACTTTTTGCTGAAGCTGCAGAAGTAATTGTAACAGCTCAACAAGGATCGGCGTCTTTATTACAAAGGAAATTAAAATTAGGGTACAATCGAGCAGGTAGATTAATAGATCAATTAGAAGCTGCAGGAATCGTTGGCCCTTTTGAAGGAAGTAAAGCAAGACAGGTTTTAGTACCTGATTTAATTTCGCTTCAGCAGTTACTGGATAATGAGTAG
- the ribB gene encoding 3,4-dihydroxy-2-butanone-4-phosphate synthase: MKLNTIQEAIEDIRQGKVIIVVDDEDRENEGDFIAAAEKVTPEMINFMATHGRGLICAPLTKDRCEELNLDMMVQNNTVLHETQFTVSVDLIGHGCTTGISVHDRAKTINALIKEDTKPHDLGRPGHIFPLKAKNGGVLRRTGHTEAAVDLARLAGFKPAGILVEILNEDGTMARLPQLVEVAKKFDLKLISIEDLVAYRMQHDSLIEKKEDFDITTRFGNYRLRAYKQTTNDQVHIALTLGSWKENEPVLTRINSTLFNNDILGTLTNNADKRLDAMFQRINSEGKGAIIFINQESQSLNLLGRLSALKEIQNGKDVLKAPKIAMDSKDFGIGAQILHDINIHKLRLVSNTVQQKRVGMIGYGLEIVDYVGY; this comes from the coding sequence ATGAAACTGAATACCATTCAAGAAGCCATTGAAGACATTAGGCAGGGAAAGGTGATTATTGTGGTAGATGATGAAGATCGTGAAAATGAAGGAGATTTTATTGCTGCGGCAGAGAAAGTAACTCCAGAGATGATCAATTTTATGGCAACCCATGGTCGCGGATTGATTTGTGCTCCACTTACAAAAGATCGTTGTGAGGAGTTAAATCTCGATATGATGGTTCAGAACAATACCGTATTACACGAGACTCAATTTACCGTATCGGTAGATTTAATAGGACATGGATGTACCACAGGAATTTCTGTGCACGATAGAGCCAAAACCATAAATGCATTAATCAAGGAAGATACAAAACCTCATGACCTGGGAAGACCAGGGCATATTTTCCCGCTCAAGGCGAAAAATGGAGGAGTATTAAGACGTACAGGGCATACTGAAGCGGCTGTAGATTTAGCAAGACTTGCAGGTTTTAAACCAGCAGGAATTTTGGTCGAAATTTTGAACGAAGATGGTACTATGGCGCGTTTACCTCAATTGGTAGAGGTTGCCAAGAAATTTGATCTTAAATTAATATCGATAGAAGATCTGGTAGCATATCGTATGCAGCATGATTCTCTGATCGAGAAAAAAGAAGACTTTGATATTACTACGCGTTTTGGAAATTATAGACTTAGAGCATATAAGCAAACAACTAATGATCAAGTACATATTGCTCTAACATTGGGTTCTTGGAAAGAAAATGAACCTGTACTTACCAGAATCAATTCTACCTTATTTAATAATGATATTCTGGGAACGCTAACCAATAATGCCGATAAACGCCTGGATGCTATGTTTCAGCGCATTAATAGCGAAGGTAAAGGAGCGATAATTTTTATTAATCAAGAAAGTCAATCGCTTAATCTTTTAGGACGCTTAAGTGCTTTAAAAGAAATTCAAAATGGAAAAGATGTCTTAAAAGCACCAAAAATAGCTATGGATAGCAAAGATTTTGGTATTGGAGCACAAATTTTACATGATATTAATATTCATAAACTACGATTAGTCTCTAATACGGTACAACAAAAACGTGTTGGAATGATTGGATACGGATTAGAAATCGTAGACTATGTAGGGTATTAA
- a CDS encoding LptF/LptG family permease: MKILDRYILTTFVKTFFPLFVIIMFILLLQTIWLFISELAGKDLDFSVIIKFLTYATPRLIPMVLPLTILLTSIMIFGNFAENYEFAAMKSSGISLQRAMRTLSVFIFFVGIGAFLFSNTVIPSSEKRFINLRKNIVKVKPAMVITPNQFNDLGDINIKVAEKYGDNDEFLRDVIIHKKAARPGNFTVIKAVGGELKGNINSDLITLILNDGNYYDEIQQNSPQKRNRLPFAKTHFKKYVLNIDLSSLGNVDMDEQQYSKGYNMLNVNELKDQIDTLSIEVNKNVKNMTVEIDRMIGFEGLNRNIKIVDSLPKTSNDTLQIRDYFNTLKKIQIYQIASSTADGVIRKLNSTQKNLSFRKRALNKYEMSLHDKYALGISCILLFFVGAPLGAIIRKGGLGLPIVIGVVLFLTYHFIGIFAKNSAEEGGIPPFVGSWLSTCIIFPLSIFLTYRATTDQGIFNLDTFIQPIKNFFAKRSSKTKK, from the coding sequence GTGAAGATTTTAGATCGATATATTTTAACAACTTTTGTAAAGACATTTTTCCCGCTCTTTGTAATTATTATGTTTATCCTTTTATTGCAAACAATCTGGTTGTTTATATCAGAACTGGCAGGAAAAGATCTCGATTTTTCAGTAATAATAAAATTTTTGACGTATGCAACGCCCAGATTGATTCCTATGGTTTTGCCGCTAACTATTTTGTTAACGTCTATTATGATTTTTGGGAATTTTGCCGAGAATTATGAGTTTGCCGCGATGAAATCTTCAGGAATATCCTTGCAACGAGCTATGAGAACCTTGTCTGTTTTTATTTTTTTTGTTGGGATAGGTGCGTTTTTATTTTCGAATACAGTGATCCCGTCTTCGGAGAAAAGATTTATAAATCTTCGTAAAAATATAGTTAAAGTAAAGCCCGCAATGGTAATAACCCCTAATCAATTTAATGACTTAGGGGATATAAATATAAAAGTAGCAGAAAAATATGGTGATAATGATGAGTTTCTTAGAGATGTTATCATTCATAAGAAAGCTGCTAGGCCTGGTAATTTTACAGTTATAAAAGCAGTAGGAGGAGAGTTAAAAGGTAATATCAATTCTGATTTAATCACCTTAATCCTTAATGATGGTAATTATTATGATGAGATTCAACAGAATTCGCCTCAAAAAAGAAATAGATTACCTTTTGCCAAAACACATTTTAAAAAATATGTTCTTAATATAGATTTGTCATCACTGGGTAATGTAGATATGGATGAACAACAATATAGCAAAGGATATAATATGCTTAATGTTAATGAACTAAAGGATCAGATAGATACATTATCTATTGAGGTTAATAAGAATGTGAAGAATATGACGGTTGAAATTGATAGAATGATTGGATTTGAAGGGTTAAATAGAAACATTAAAATAGTTGATTCTCTTCCAAAAACAAGTAATGATACATTGCAGATAAGAGATTATTTTAATACGCTCAAAAAAATACAGATATATCAGATTGCTTCATCTACTGCAGATGGGGTAATAAGAAAACTAAATTCTACACAAAAAAATCTGAGTTTTAGAAAAAGGGCATTAAATAAATACGAAATGTCATTGCATGATAAATATGCTTTAGGAATTTCGTGTATCTTATTGTTCTTTGTAGGAGCTCCTTTGGGAGCCATAATTCGTAAAGGAGGGTTAGGATTACCTATAGTTATTGGGGTAGTGTTGTTTTTGACCTATCATTTTATAGGAATTTTTGCTAAAAATAGTGCCGAAGAAGGAGGAATTCCTCCATTTGTGGGCTCATGGCTTTCTACATGTATTATATTTCCATTAAGTATATTTCTAACCTATAGAGCAACTACAGATCAGGGAATTTTTAATCTGGACACTTTTATCCAGCCAATAAAGAATTTCTTTGCAAAACGATCTTCTAAAACCAAAAAATAG
- a CDS encoding DUF6952 family protein yields the protein MKLPVIKHLTSFIEENDEDFIVETIETLEALTEVPSLKDEELDVIGELISNMYGALEVDKMIKEGTPKKEALNSFMKRVLGSIDT from the coding sequence ATGAAATTACCAGTAATTAAACACCTTACAAGCTTTATCGAAGAAAACGATGAAGATTTTATCGTAGAGACTATCGAAACTCTAGAAGCTTTAACAGAAGTACCTTCGTTAAAAGATGAAGAGTTGGATGTTATCGGAGAGCTAATCTCTAATATGTATGGTGCTCTAGAGGTTGATAAAATGATCAAAGAAGGTACTCCAAAAAAAGAAGCTCTAAATAGCTTTATGAAAAGAGTCCTTGGATCTATAGATACCTGA
- the tpx gene encoding thiol peroxidase, whose protein sequence is MASITLKGNTIHTSGNLPEVGQNAPDFEMVNADLSTAKLSDYKGNRVVLNVFPSVDTGICAASVRAFNKEASNLSNTKVLCISRDLPFAQGRFCGAEGLENVINHSDFKTGEFGKNYGLEIVDGPLQGLHSRAVIVLDENGTVLYTEQVPEIVQEPDYSAALEILS, encoded by the coding sequence ATGGCTTCAATAACATTAAAAGGAAATACAATTCACACTAGTGGAAATTTACCAGAAGTAGGACAAAACGCACCAGATTTTGAAATGGTGAATGCTGATTTATCTACTGCAAAATTATCTGATTATAAAGGAAACAGAGTAGTTTTAAATGTTTTTCCTTCTGTAGATACAGGAATTTGCGCAGCTTCAGTAAGAGCATTTAATAAGGAGGCAAGCAATTTATCAAATACTAAAGTATTGTGTATATCACGCGATTTACCATTCGCTCAAGGTCGTTTCTGTGGAGCAGAAGGATTAGAAAATGTGATTAATCATTCTGATTTTAAAACTGGAGAGTTTGGAAAAAACTATGGACTAGAAATTGTAGATGGACCATTACAGGGGCTACATTCTAGAGCAGTTATTGTTCTTGATGAGAATGGAACCGTTTTATATACAGAACAAGTGCCAGAAATAGTACAGGAACCAGATTATTCTGCTGCACTCGAAATATTGTCTTAG